The proteins below come from a single Corylus avellana chromosome ca3, CavTom2PMs-1.0 genomic window:
- the LOC132176365 gene encoding uncharacterized protein LOC132176365 has product MAEERRDNIMSLELAIQREEAYRRKLSKLQLNLDNDLMPLEVPPSHPTPSPNLTPAAGPSSSPVLSTSLVGAKRKEPTTCLQYLPPQQPQPFHGTVILGNEADNLFCEVCQVHCSGAFSLKQHVEGRKHKGKIEELEHIRKYGGEKANQLQWCELCNISCMNETLLEQHLQGARHREKLQELESGKGGGEILNQPKWCKLCKLWCPCEYNFKQHLEGHKHGLRLQAFQQKKRAK; this is encoded by the exons ATGGctgaagagagaagagataatATTATGTCTTTAGAGCTAGCGATCCAAAGAGAGGAAGCATACAGGAGGAAACTATCTAAGTTGCAGTTGAACTTAGATAATGATCTTATGCCTTTGGAG GTGCCACCTTCACATCCAACTCCTAGCCCCAATCTAACACCAGCTGCTGGGCCAAGTTCAAGTCCAGTTCTGAGCACAAGTCTTGTGGGGGCAAAGCGAAAAGAGCCGACTACCTGCCTCCAATATCTGCCACCTCAACAGCCCCAACCATTTCATGGTACTGTCATACTTGGAAATGAGGCAGATAACTTATTTTGTGAGGTGTGCCAAGTGCATTGCTCAGGTGCCTTTAGTCTCAAGCAGCACGTAGAAGGAAGAAAACACAAGGGGAAGATAGAAGAGTTGGAACATATCAGGAAATATGGAGGAGAGAAAGCAAACCAGCTGCAATGGTGTGAATTGTGCAATATATCATGCATGAATGAGACTTTGTTAGAGCAACATTTGCAAGGAGCAAGGCACAGGGAGAAACTGCAAGAGTTGGAATCTGGAAAAGGTGGTGGAGAAATCCTAAACCAGCCCAAGTGGTGTAAATTGTGTAAACTTTGGTGTCCTTGCGAATATAATTTCAAGCAACATCTTGAAGGCCACAAGCATGGCCTTCGGCTACAAGCTTTTCAGCAGAAAAAGAGGGCCAAATAG
- the LOC132176045 gene encoding uncharacterized protein LOC132176045 yields MENSYGSSRKSKDVSLKELSDRLAEFAQVRGWDQYHSPRNLLLALVGEVGELSEIFQWKGEVARGLPNWSSDDKEHLEEELSDVLLYLVRLADVCGLDLGQAALTKIVKNARKYPILNQTQTSTFN; encoded by the exons ATGGAGAACTCTTATGGGTCTTCAAGAAAATCAAAGGATGTTTCTCTCAAAGAGCTCAGCGATAGGCTTGCTGAGTTTGCTCAAGTAAGAGGATGGGATCAATATCACAGTCCTAGAAATCTCCTCTTAGCACTA GTGGGAGAGGTGGGAGAGCTGTCAGAGATATTCCAGTGGAAGGGAGAAGTTGCAAGGGGATTACCCAACTGGAGTTCTGATGATAAGGAGCATTTGGAAGAAGAGCTCTCTGATGTTCTGCTCTATCTTGTTCGTCTTGCTGATGTTTGTGGCCTTGATCTTGGCCAAGCTGCGTTGACTAAAATAGTCAAGAATGCAAGAAAATACCCTATTCTTAATCAAACACAAACTTCCACTTTCAACTAG